The genome window GCAGGCAATATGAAAATACCAATGGACATCataacacaatcaggcatgagtCAATGAAGTACCAAGATCGTAAACACTTACCCCAATCCGTCCTCAGTTCAGGTCACATGAGATGAGTTACATCAACATGGCAACAGAATGCAAATGACACATGGTAATGAAACGCCACTCCAAGAATAGGCCTGAGGTTAACTCTAGCATTGATCCTATAATCCTAAGATCCTGGAAGTCCATAATAGTCCGTGAATGTTGACAGTAGAGATTTATCCTCACAGTCCCAGTTCTTTTGGTTGGTTTGTTCTTGTTTGTTCTTGTTCCTTTATTTTTATTTACTAAATGCGATATCCAATTGATAGAAGTTATTCCATCTGTCCTCACTCACTGCACTGTAGGTCATGGGTTTAGTTGAGTTCAGCATATGAAAGTCAAATGTTTCTGTACAAGATCGTATGGCCATCAGAGTCAGCTGTGACACACTGACCTGttgacaaacaaacaaaacaaactgcCAGGAGATCCTGGAATAAAGTTTATGTCATCTGACATCGACTGCCTGACTTCTTGGAAGTTCTTGGAAGTTTCTCTGGAactctttctttttttcctaaGGAGTTGACTGGTGCACATGGGTATGCACACGTCTTTTACTGTAGATTCTGCCATGGACTCTGTACGGAATCAAGCCGCCCCAGGTGGTGGACCAATCGTTCTGATGAATAAACACTCTTTATATGATATACGGGCATCTTTATTGATAAATCTTTCTTCGTTCTCTGTCTTACAAATATTTCTAACTCCTTATGTATGTCGTTGATGccgtaaaagactgaaagaagATGCAACACTTATCTTGAGTTCACAGATCAGAATGAAAGGAAAGAAATCCTAAAGCTAAAGCTAAACCTATCTCCAGAGACAAGGTATAAGAAACTAGCGTCCTAAAGATATAAAATCATCTATATAACACCAAAGGTGTGATATACTTGTATCAAGCTCAAGAATGGTCTTATAGTAACCAGTTAAGCCACTTGTCAAAGGTTATACTAATGAATTAAGATATGAAGTACATATGTGGTGGAGAACAAAGACTCCACATGGCTCATTTTGATGCTCACTTTACATGTCCAAAATATCTATCTATGAATAACCAGAAGACGGAAATATCACTTCCATGATATTAATAAAGGCATAGCTTATTACATACCGTGTTTGCCGCATTCTGGGGTCTAGGATTCCGCTGATATATGTTAGATTGAAATTGGCATAAATGTTTCTGATCTATCCAAGACAAGAGCATGTATGAGAAAGGATGGGAGGAAGTTGACTATCCCAAATCCTGGACATATAACCAAATAAATACTCCGTAAATCACAGCTAATAATCAAGGAATAAACGAAAGGAAACATCCTGAAATCTAACATGAAAACTATTTAAACCCAAACGATGATGTGTTAAACTTAAACCATCATGAAATATACTAAATCAAAAATTGGACTAAATCTTGAAAGGTGTAAGAATCAAGTATTTCTTAACAGGAAGTGAAGTGGTCCATAGTGCCTACAACCTTGGTGTACCACTCATGCCAGAGTTTGACCCGTCCAAAGTGCTTTCTAAGAGATGCTAACTGTGAGTCATCTTCAGccacacaaaatagaaaacatcTCACATTGCCTGCTGTCACAGGGCATCAAAGGGATGAATAGATGAATGACTGAGTGCCTGAATATGAATGACAGACCACCATACCATATATCAGGCGTGGTGAGGATTCATGCCTGCTGCTTCTGCTGATTCAGGATGAACAACTATCGGTGGATTTAAATAGCTCCTCTGTAATTCTGTATCAAATAGGCATTTGACAGCAGTACCGGGCCTACCGTATACCCCCAAAACTACTTCATTACCaagacttgattttccctttgccgtggatcgagtttgtttacaatatgcagcgccatcttggaaaagccgtgacgtcaccgcggtatcctccttgcttcATTACTGTACAGCAGTAAAGGTTCTTTCAAATTAACCGCGGGACACATCCAAACACGAAAGACTCATGCCTTTAAATGGAAAGAACTCAATGAGGACCTCTATCTTATACTTGACAGAATGACCTCCGTAATGAAGTCCACCGAGACATAAGAACTACTGATTTAGTGAAACAAAAGGAAGAAGGACTGTGAATGCGGATGTCTCGCAGGATTTATGACACAAACAGGGATGTACCGTTCAGGTAAGTGTAGGGATTGCTACTTTAGTTGAACTGGTATGCCTTTCTGAAGTTGGTTTGGGCTACTTTATTTTCATTCCAATTGGTGCAATGATACTAGTATGACAACAATACACTACGGTCTCGTGTGTTTTGATATGACGAGTCGTAATGATCCAACCCTCTTCCCAGTAATATCAAACTTTTTAGCACAGTATAACCTTATAGAAATCAACCTTCTGCTATCAAAACTGAGGCGAAGTAAAGCTGTGCTTGAGCGAAGTGACCTGATCTTGTTATTTACCTTTCAGGTACCTTCCCAGGCCAACCTTCGACGAGTGTGCTCGCCTCCTCAATCCAAAAACCACCAAGTACAGTTGGCAGGAATTGGCGCAAAAACTAAAAGTCCCCCCAGAAGATATATCGGTAGGTAGAACGTCGGTCTACTCATGCTATCATGAGGATACTCTCCAGGTCGAAATGCCCGATAAGATTCTTAGAGATGCAGAATCTTGCAAAGATTCAACAGTTCATGTCTTCAAAACTGAATGAAATCCTAACCAAATAATCTTACAAAAATCTTCTTGTATTGCACGTAACATGTACTTATACGAAGCGAAGAAGATCTTCACCAAAGAATCAAGAAGATCTTCACTAAAGAATCCAACAATAATATTTTACGAAGAGAGCTGTCCATGGGTTAGGATGAGTATGACTTGGCCTAATGGGGCTAAAACTTGCACATTTATGAAAATTTTATCTCTTATCACTCCAACGCATGAAATTGTGGTCCAAgtgtatatatttttgatgaccATTGCAGTACATTATCTGTCATACAATAACGGCTTACACAAAATCACTCAagacatatttttcttttgcaaTGCCTACATGTGTTGAAATATGAAGGCATTCAAATATTCCATCTTGTTTACCGCTCAGCCACCTCAGTGTTAAAACTTGAGGTATGACCTGGCGAAGTTGACTTTGGGAGATTGCGGTGTTTGTTTGGGCGAAGGTTGGCCGGTACGATCATACACCATGCCCAACTGTACAGTGTGCACAAATAACAAATGACTAATCTATTGGCCATTATACTGTCATGACTTTGACACATGGCAGTTAATGAATGATCGATACTGGAATTAAAAAATCCTCTAAAACTCGCAAGTCATTCAATCATATACTAATTATCCAAGAGGGGGTAGGGGTGTAAGAAAAAACACTGAAACACCCAGAGATATGCTTTCCAGCTTGAATTCGTTTTAAAAATCGGCTACGAATCGCCACAATATGAtgttgaacccccccccccccccgaaatctTATCTATGTGGACATAAAGGCCGTAATTGGAAATTTGAGCTGTATTTCACAGGCCGACTCTGATCGTTATATTTTTTGTAtcaatatacatatatatcacCGTATTTTGGGTCAATCGAGGAATGGCCTACATCGAATTCGGATCATGACGTTCATAACAAATAGACCGGTATGCCAATCTTTGAAAACAGATTGAATACCTTAAGGTGCGCCGGGCAAATTCTCAAAATTACACATCAATATTAGACCGACAGCCTTGGCAGAATATCTACAAATAATGTTCATTCGCTGTGGTAGAAATGTTCTTCCCGGTATTTCAAGTCCCAATATAAACACCGTTTCATAGAGTTATCATAGCGTCTCTTGAAGTTTATATCCACAACAATTAAGAGTACGTTTGGAATTAATTATCTACTTGATTTATATCGACACTATTTCAGTTATCACCCTCAATACATATTTTTAGTTGCGAAGCCCTTTTTACCAGTTTCTTAATTCCAGTTTATTGGATCCCCTGGCGTTACCAACGCGGATCTACCACCAGCTGCCCTCACTCTTCAGTGGTTCCAGTACGGTGGGTTCAGAGAAAATGGAAAGTTACCCAAGAACTACAAGGAGAAGGGTGGGACCCTGGCCATCATCATTGAGAAGCTCGGAGAATTCCCGAGAACTGATGTCATACAGTTGTTAGAGGATGAGACAATTCTCAGAGGTAATGAATACTGGTTGACACTTCAAGTGAATACATACGTGCGGCAAGTGTCACGTCTAATATTTTAATCATATGTTTGAATGGAGATTATctcatcaaatttctttcaagcgCAAACACCTGCCACAGTCCATATCTCCTTCACCATCATACATGTCAAAGCCGTGGTCGCAACCCCTTCCTAGGTCTCGATAAACAAACCCGATAACCTTTTTTTTCAGTCATGCACGATGAGTTCAACAAGGATAAGGACAGGGACAGTGATGACAATGAACGAAAGGCACCGGTAGAAGACTCCGACCCTGTAGATGGGTTTCTCAGGGGAACTACGGCAAACACAGACGACAATCAAGGTGACTCGGACAATGTGAATATTACGATACACAGTGCTAATATTACCATCGATGGAACGGCACAATTAATAATTAATGTAAGCAATGAAAATGATAGTGTTAGAGGACTTGCAAATGACAATGGGGAAACATGGGAAAAATGGGCTCGCCGAACTCAAGAACAGAAGGTTGTTGCCAGCAGATTTGGTGGGAGCGACACCTCGGGTAGTGGGACCCCATCTCCAGGAGAGTCTCCACCCTCAAACGGCGCGAGGCCAAAGGACCGAAGAGGAGGCAAATCTAGGAGACCATCCTGTGGGTCACCTGGACAGAGTGGCCCCATTAACGGAAATAATCATGAATTGAGGCCATGTCGGCATATGTTAGATGCTTCGTCGCCAGACGCCTCACCGCCAAGAAACGGAGACACAAAAGATGGAGGAGAATTGGACTTGAAGAAAGGGTCTCTACGCCAGGATGGACAACAAAGATCGAACAGACATTCCAAGTCGTTCAACCGTCAGGTTAGCAACACTTCAGTCAGCAGTTGCGAAATGTTGCTCCCTGAATCGCTGCCTCTCAATGGCCCTATCACAGACACTGACAGTGAAGCGAGCTCTCTGAACAGTGTAGAGCTTTTGGCGCTCACCGAGCAGCTACAGCCGCACACGGTACGGACCCCTCCGTGGGGTATGAAGCAATGCTCCTGCGTGTCAGGCATGTGTAAACGTAAACATGGCCCGATGGTGGGTTCTAACCGACCTGTACAATTGCAGACCCAAAGGAGTGAGTATGGTACATCGGGAACGAGAGGCAGGAACAACTCGGAGCCGAATGTTCTCCAGAATATTGATGGTAAGATTCGTTTATGATGTCCGAAAGAGACCGAAAGGTCCCTCTAGCTACATGCAGGACTAGTGTAAAGAATAGTGGAACACCCAGATGACATAGCTTAGTAGCATGCATGAAGGATGACAGTGCAATAGAGGAATGCTACCTGTATGTGCTCATGGCAAGGGTTAACAGTTTTGAGGCGGCGACACCCGACTCGTCACTTAAACCAATCAAAAGGTTTTCAAGTCAAACGATTGTGAAACCCAAGGTCGCATCGATAGCAGTGCTGTCTAACGTCATTTCGTTGAATTATTGATAGCTTGCCATATAGTATGTGGATAGTTTAATGCAGATACATTGGAACCCCGGTATCACGACCACTCATTGGACCGaggttgaagttgaaaatctggtCATTGTgcccgcccaatccagtggccgtggtctgggtaccaggGTGGTCGTGTAACcaggggccttgtaatggtaattagagaggaaaccattccgGACCGgtgattcttggtcgtcatagtgGGATGGTCGTGTTGTCGGGGTgttcgccgaccggggttccactgtagtaaaTCATCCACTTCAAGCCCACTTGTGTGACACCAGTGTCATTCACAGctgtaatgatacatgtatcttagGTTTTCCGACACCCCAACACAAATTGAGAGGTCAAATGAGTTAGGCTTTGATTCATGAAACCAATATATCTGCTTCGTCTCATTTTAGGCCCCGTCCTCCTCCTATGCGACACAACCTTGATGAAACAAGAAACCTCCCGAGCTGTCTTGACTACCATTGGCGGAGCTATACGCAACCGCTTCAAAACAACTGATGGCTCAGATCCGGTCCAGTTTAGCTTGTGGGGTGCGGCGCGATGCCGGTATTCTAAGGATGGGAATATTCGTCAGGAAATAGCCCTGTCATTAGAGAAGGTAATCCGTTTGCTGCAGTATGAAACATATTTTGACGACTTGTTGTATCATCCCGGAGCATATGGACAAGTGTAAAAAGTACCCACGACTTCATTATAAGAAAAAAGCCGACAAGACCATGATATTTTATAATCTTAAAACAGATGTGTCAGATGTGGGTTGACGGAGGAGCCACTGTCAAACAATATACCTTGCTGTGTTTATTCTCAATACACTAGCTCGCACAATGGCAATACAGATGGTGACGTCACCTTAATGTCTATCTAGTTTATGATCACTTGAGTGTACTTCGAATATTGTAATCTCTTGTAACCATTCCCAAAATGTGAACAATATTAAAGAATGAAATAGAATCGATAGAACTTTGTGCGCACCACATTGGCCCAATGGTCTGGGACAGTTTTCAGTTGCCACTTAAACTTTCTCTCAAACTTCACtactttttaaatattttcggTTGATTTCCAATCTACTTTTGGTTCTGTCTATTTCAGAGCGCCTTGATTGTGATATTCGCCAATAGGCAGTACCTGAAGGCAATCGCGGCAGTGGAAAACGACAACTTCGTCCCAAAAGTGGATGAAGAAAAGACGAAGTGTAACGTGCATTACATCTATCATCTGATGCGAACAAACCATCAGCAGCAGTTGAGTATGAATAAGATGGTTATATTTTGTCAAGGAGACCAGAAAAAGGCTCTGCCACCTTGGCTCATGAATTCCCACATTGTGGCGCCCTGGCCAGTAAGTATTGACGATGTAACGAACGTACTGCTTCAAGTCTTTCCTCCACAGGCCAGGCTGATATCAAGGGCGCTTTCATACTCTTCATAGACTCAATGCCCGAAAGACATGCGAGAAGACTGTCAGGATGCAGTTCAGCGCATAGGACCTACAATACGCAAACATCGCCAAATAAAATATAAGCTAGAGAAGAGAAGTGATTGCGTCCGTCATTGAACATTTCCGGAGCCATTGCTAAATCTCGGGTGTTCTTCTGGTACATTTAACCAAGAATTCTTAAAGACTTTATGAATTCTCATTTGGCATCTTTTGGCAAGCGACAATACTTCATTCTGACAACACTAAAAGTACACGTGCTATGTTGTATACagattacatgtaaataattatatATATGTATTTAGCATTCGGATGGAATGTGAAAGAAGTtctaaaaactgtaaaaatcACTATGTAAAGATGATTATACATAATAGAACATGTCTTCCCGAAATAAAAACAATCAACTTATCAGGAGCAAAGCGCGTTATTATTATTGTCAGTTTTGATGGAGACGATACTGATGAACACAGAAATATGATAGCCTCGTCCATGCTTTATGTTAGAACAGGAATAGCCTCAACTCCGTGTCTGTTTAATGACGATAGACAAACAAACAAATGCAGTAACTGGGATAAAAAATGATGCTCTATAAACGTAGAGACCTGTTTAGTGTGCATCTCAAACATTCAGGAAGCAGAAGTGGATGTCTATTTTTGCAGGATCAGACGGTGTTGATGATTACGGCACTGTTCATTCAGTTGCCTTGAAGGCGTATGTGTGTTTCGCGCCAAGTTCATACATCATTCAGGAGGTGACATGCCTATTTCACCTTCAAATTATGTTTGATATTATTTATCACAACCGAGATCAAATATCGTCAATCGGAGAAAGTCACACCGTGACAGGTTCATGCAACATTGATCGCTGGCTCTTTCCCCATTAATATGTTAGGCAAGTTCCATCACAACCATCGATCATGGTGTCTGTATTCAACTTGCATAAATATGACATATCCCAACTGTAGTCAGATGAATGATGTAATCACACTTTGCAAACGAAAGACACTCTTTACAGCACTTGAAGGTAGTTGTGGTCGTGAAGGTGTTGACCACCTTGAGTGTGAAAGGAATTGGTCCAAAGACGGGCTTCATTGTGTACGTTTTCACCCTGGCATCCGAGCCAGCAGTGCGAATGGCTTTTTTGACAACACCTCCTTCTGGAAGAAAAGGTATGCATGTTACAGCAGCACGTGCCAATGTCATCAAAGCGATAAAAACAAGTCTCATTAATTCCATGGCAAATAGGAGAAGAGGACACAATGGTCTTGCGTGATGTGGATGGGGATACCACCGGATTTCATTTGTATTATCGTGAATTGCCCAATAACAGTGTCAGGCAAACATAAACATGCCACCAACATAACGTGCAGCAACCACCATCTACTAAACATGCCGCAACCACCATCTACTAAACATGCCGCAACCACCATCTACTAAACATGCAGCAACCACTGACATTACATCAGAAATGAATAAGCGAGCCTTTGATAACATAAAGGTAGTGGTGTCGAATTCTGATGAGTGGTCGTGCCTGTTGTAGCCCttcccctcccccctccccaagGCCTATACCTCTGTAACATCGGAGTCATACGAGGTCCTCAAAAAGGAGAGCCGTACAGAGAGAGGTGTAACTGCCGAGTGACTAGGCTATCACCTGAACCTACAAAGACAGCCGTACAGAGAGAGGTGTAACTGCCGAGTGACTAGGCTATCACCTGAACCTACAAAGACAGCCGTACAGAGAGAGGTGTAACTGCCGATTGACTAGGCTATCACCTGAACCTGAGAGAGGTGTAACTGCCGAGTGACTAGGCTATCACCTGAACCTACAAAGACAGCCGTACAGAGAGAGGTGTAACTGCCGAGTGACTAGGCTATCACCTGAACCTACAAAGACAGCCGTACAGAGAGAGGTGCAACTGTATGCCGAGTGACTAGGCTATCACCTGAACCTACAAAGACAGCGGTACAGAGAGAGGTGTAACTGCCGAGTGACTAGGCTATCACTTGAAACTACAAAGACAGCCTTACAGAGAGAGGTGTAACTGCCGAGTAACTAGGCTATCACCTGAACCTACAAAGACAGCCTTACAGAGAGAGGTGTAACTGCCGAGTGACTAGGCTATCACCTGAACCTACAAAGACAGCCGTACGGAGAG of Lineus longissimus chromosome 17, tnLinLong1.2, whole genome shotgun sequence contains these proteins:
- the LOC135501467 gene encoding uncharacterized protein LOC135501467; amino-acid sequence: MRMSRRIYDTNRDVPFRYLPRPTFDECARLLNPKTTKYSWQELAQKLKVPPEDISFIGSPGVTNADLPPAALTLQWFQYGGFRENGKLPKNYKEKGGTLAIIIEKLGEFPRTDVIQLLEDETILRVMHDEFNKDKDRDSDDNERKAPVEDSDPVDGFLRGTTANTDDNQGDSDNVNITIHSANITIDGTAQLIINVSNENDSVRGLANDNGETWEKWARRTQEQKVVASRFGGSDTSGSGTPSPGESPPSNGARPKDRRGGKSRRPSCGSPGQSGPINGNNHELRPCRHMLDASSPDASPPRNGDTKDGGELDLKKGSLRQDGQQRSNRHSKSFNRQVSNTSVSSCEMLLPESLPLNGPITDTDSEASSLNSVELLALTEQLQPHTVRTPPWGMKQCSCVSGMCKRKHGPMVGSNRPVQLQTQRSEYGTSGTRGRNNSEPNVLQNIDGPVLLLCDTTLMKQETSRAVLTTIGGAIRNRFKTTDGSDPVQFSLWGAARCRYSKDGNIRQEIALSLEKSALIVIFANRQYLKAIAAVENDNFVPKVDEEKTKCNVHYIYHLMRTNHQQQLSMNKMVIFCQGDQKKALPPWLMNSHIVAPWPVSIDDVTNVLLQVFPPQARLISRALSYSS